In Perca fluviatilis chromosome 18, GENO_Pfluv_1.0, whole genome shotgun sequence, one genomic interval encodes:
- the dynlt1b gene encoding dynein light chain Tctex-type 1, with amino-acid sequence MDEYQTEEETAFVVEEVSKIIKESVEAAIGGNAYQHSRVNQWSTSVVEQCLSQLSKLGKPFKYIVTCIIMQKNGAGLQTASTCFWDNSSDGSCAVRWENKSMYCIVNVFGLAL; translated from the exons ATGGACGAGTATCAGACAGAAGAGGAG ACTGCGTTTGTCGTTGAAGAAGTGAGCAAAATCATAAAAGAG TCAGTAGAAGCAGCCATAGGAGGAAATGCCTACCAGCACAGCAGAGTTAACCAGTGGAGCACCAGTGTAGTGGAGCAGTGCCTCAGTCAACTCAGCAAGCTGGGAAAGCCTTTCAAATATATTG TAACGTGTATCATCATGCAGAAAAATGGAGCAGGTCTGCAAACAGCCAGCACATGCTTCTGGGACAACTCAAGTGATG GAAGCTGTGCCGTGAGATGGGAGAACAAGTCCATGTACTGTATCGTCAATGTTTTTGGACTGGCCCTCTGA